Genomic segment of Sinorhizobium meliloti:
TCTATTGCTGAGATAGTCCTTCGCTTTCACCCCGGCAGGGTTTCCTTCACGGAGGGCCTCCTGCACCATCCTTCTCCTATAGGCCGCATTTTTCTCATCACTTGCGACCCCATGCCCCTCGGTGGAAACGAGATCGCGGTTACGATCCGGCTCCTTGTCATTATCTGCCACTCTTTTTCTCCATGTACTTGGATGAAGAATAGGAGCGGATCACACTTCGGCAAGGGCGGGCTTATGACGCGTGTCTCTAGGTGATGTCGTAGTCCGGGGCGCGCCGTCGATCGGTAAGGATTTCACCGTATCAGGGACGTCCACGGCTCAATCAGTGCCTCGATGTTCTCAGCTTCAGATTTCCTCTTTGCTCAATTCAACTCGAGGTCCGGCGCGGCATTCCTGCTGCGCCGGGCTTTTGCATTCGATGAGCCCCGCATCAACGCCGCAACTGAGCGCGGTCTCGCCGGCTGGCCTCGTGCTGGCCGGACATGTCGCCGCTTACTTCAAGCGCTCGAGGAGTTCCCGCGCCACGGCGGGGGCCGAGGCCGGATTTTGGCCCGTGATCAGTTCCCGATCGGTGACGACATGCGCGCTGAAGGGCGCATCGGACTGACTATAGCGAGCACCTGCTTGCGTGAGAGCATCCTGCGGATAGAACTTCATCGCGCCGCCGCCGAGCAATCCCTTTGCCAGTTCCTCTTCCTCATTGCTGATCACAGTCAGGTTGTAGCCGGCAAAGATCCATTCACGGTCTGCTTTCGCTGCGCCTTCGGTTTCCAGCTGTGTGGTGAAAGCCTTCGGGTCCCGCAGGGTCGAGATGAGCGCGATGGGGCCATGGCAGGCGAGCGCGGTCGTCTTGCCCTGTTCATGGAAATGCGTCAGCAACTTGCCGAGCTCAGGGCTGACAAGAAGATCCTGCATCGGGGCATGGCCGCCAGGGACGTAGACCGCGTCGAAATGGTCGTAGCCGATCTGCTCGACCCGCGCGAGGCTGATTACGGGCGAGGCAGTGTCAGACAGCAAGCCGATTTCCTCAAGCTGCGCTTCGCTCGCCTTCATCGCAGC
This window contains:
- a CDS encoding type 1 glutamine amidotransferase domain-containing protein, which produces MKYLRRLAITLALGFSAASAHAANVLVVLSDSDHLDLKDGKVFQTGFYLNELMQPVEALLDAGHEITFATPKGTAPSIDKTSIDKMYFGGDEAAMKASEAQLEEIGLLSDTASPVISLARVEQIGYDHFDAVYVPGGHAPMQDLLVSPELGKLLTHFHEQGKTTALACHGPIALISTLRDPKAFTTQLETEGAAKADREWIFAGYNLTVISNEEEELAKGLLGGGAMKFYPQDALTQAGARYSQSDAPFSAHVVTDRELITGQNPASAPAVARELLERLK
- a CDS encoding DUF3606 domain-containing protein encodes the protein MADNDKEPDRNRDLVSTEGHGVASDEKNAAYRRRMVQEALREGNPAGVKAKDYLSNRWLSGG